The following is a genomic window from Maridesulfovibrio frigidus DSM 17176.
CAGAATCCGCCGAGTTCGTCACAGAAAAGAAGCAGGTCTTTACTACGTGCGCCGACAATGGCGACAACGTGGTTGCCAGCTTTATGGTGGCCCTTAGCAATATGGTGCATGGCTGCGATTCCGGTTCCGCCGCCAACACAGATAACTGTGCCGCACTTTTCAATGTGAGTCGGTTTTCCGAGAGGTCCGCAGACATCAAGGATGATCTCACCTTCTTTTAATGTTTCTAGAAGAGCCGAACTTTTACCCACGACAAGGTAAACAATAGTGATAGTTCCAGCTTCCGGGTCCGTATCAGCGATAGTAAGAGGAACGCGTTCCCCTTTGTCATGGATACGAAGAATTACGAAATTTCCCGGTTTTGCCTTTTTGGCAATTTGTGGAGCTTCGATAACCAGCAAGCTTGTCTGCCCTGGAATCAAAGCTTTTTTCTGAAGAATTTTGTTGCTCATAGTCTCCTACATCGCTTAAGTTTTGGGGAAGATAAATCTTTGGACCTCGGAAAGCAAGGTTCTAAGTTTTGCTACTCTTGCCAAACCTGATTCAACGTATTATGTTTAGAACAGTTGATCAGAAAGAAATTTCAGTTGCTTCCACGGATGGAAGCCGAAAATCCCACGTATCCTTCATGGATGATTGCGGCAGAGCCGCAGGATCGCCGGATTGCCAGTGATGGCTGTCAGGCTTTTTTTGTGAACGTGGATCGGTTTCAAGTGTGGAGTACGGTATGCGTATAGCATCACAAGGTATAAATATATATGCTGAAAACGGGCGAAATGAGCTTGCAAAGACGGAAAACACGTCTGAAAGCGTACAAGCACGTGTAAAGACGCGCAGTTTTGGGTTCAGTTTAGGCAAGTTTGGGGTAAACTTCACAGCAAAGGACCTCGAGTTTGAACCAAGTGAAGCTGAAAGCTCCTCACAGGCGTTTCGTTCAAATGCATATCCTCGAGCTCAGAGCGAAGAGCAGCATGTTCAAGATGTTGCTAAGTATCTTTCGCAAACTCAAATTACTCGTTCCGAGGATTCCACCACATCTATTCCCGGTAATTCCAGCTACAGGCTCAGTAGAGCCATTTCTGCTTATAGTGAGCAGTCCGGTGCGCTTAATCACTCACTCCCAGGGAGTGTGCTGGGTAAAGTTTAAAAAATCAAGTCTGTTACAATTTTATTGTTCAAACTAAAATTTTATTAAAGTGTGATCTTTGCCTGTTTTTTCGCAACAGATACTTTTGCATAAAAAGCAAAAAGCAGAGTGCTAATCAGCGTCTTTTGTGGGAATACTGTCTTTCTGTGTATTATAGTTTGATGGGTCAATCAACTCTTTCCGTGAAAAATATCATACTAAATATATCTGGTACCTTAGACTAAATTTTTTTATTTATTTAATATCAATGATAATAATGCTTTGTTTGATTGGGATTCATTACGTATTAGACAGGATTGAACAAATACCGTAATAAGATCTCCCTTAGTCCACATTTTTGTGGCGAATCATAACGTTAAATATAAGGAGCCGGCAGTTCTATTAATATGAACGTCGACCGTTTATTATATGGCAAAATTAGAAAATATACGAAATTTCAGCATCATAGCTCATATCGATCATGGTAAGTCCACCCTTGCGGATAGAATCCTTGAGATTACTGGTCTTGTTGGGGATCGCGATAAAAAAGCACAATATTTGGATAAAATGGATCTTGAGCGTGAGCGCGGGATTACAATTAAAGCTCAGAGTGTTCGCATTCCTTACAAATCGAAGAACGGTGAGGATTATATTCTCAACCTGATTGATACTCCCGGACACGTTGACTTCAGTTACGAAGTTTCACGAAGCTTAGCTGCTTCAGATGGAGCTTTGCTTGTTGTCGATGCAACTCAGGGCGTTGAAGCACAGACTCTTGCTAACGTATTTTTAGCTCTTGATCATGATCTTGAAATCGTTCCAGTGCTTAACAAGATAGACTTGGCCAGCGCTGATTGTGATAGGGTTGCCGGTGAGATTGAAGAGATTATCGGCCTCGATTGTTCTGATCCTTTGATGATCAGTGCCAAGACCGGACTTAACGTGGATACCGTGCTTGAAGCGGTTGTTAACCAGCTTCCTCCGCCTGAAGGCGATGCTAGTAAGCCTCTTAAAGCTCTTATTTTCGACTCGTGGTATGACTCATATCAGGGCGTGGTTGTTCTTTTCCGTGTTTTGGATGGAACAATTAAAAAGGGCGATAAGATTCAAATTTTCTCTTCAAAGCTGGTTTTTGATGTAACGACTTTAGGCGTTTATTCTCCTGAAGCAGTGAATATGAAAAGTCTCAGTGCCGGAGACGTTGGGTTTTTATGCGCCAGCATGAAAGAGCTGACTGATGCTCCTGTCGGTGACACAATAACTCTTGCGGAAGATCCCGTTGAAGAGCCTTTCCCGGGCTTTCAGGAAGTTAAGGCGATGGTTTTCTGTGGATTGTATCCTGTTGAACCCGCTGAATATGAGCTGCTTAAAGGCTCTCTTGAAAAGCTTCAGCTTAATGATACCGCATTTTCATATGAAGCAGAGACTTCGACCGCGCTCGGATTTGGTTTCCGCTGTGGCTTCCTTGGGCTTTTGCACATGGAAATTATTCAGGAACGTCTTGAGCGTGAATTTCAGGCTAAGCTGATTGCAACTGCTCCTTCGGTTATTTATCAGGCTAAGCTTAACAGCGGCGAAGTCATTGAGGTTGATAACCCTAGTAAAATGCCGGAAGCAACTGAGCTTGAATCTCTTTCTGAGCCATACTGTCGTTTGGAAATTCATGTTCCTGATGCTTATGTCGGCTCCGTATTGAAACTTTGCGAAGAGAAACGCGGTATCCAGCAAGACATGCGTTACCTCTCATCCTCACGCGTTATCATAACGTATGAGGTTCCTTTTGCTGAAATTATGTACGATTTCTTCGATAAATTGAAATCGCATACAAAAGGTTATGCTTCACTTGATTACGAGATTATTGATTACCGAGTCTCTAACCTTGTTAAGCTGGATATTTTGATTAATACCGAACCTGTGGATGCCTTTTCCATAATTGTTCATAAGGACTCAGCCTATACTCATGGTAGGAGCCTTGCATTGAAGCTCAAAAGGGCTATTCCTCGTCAGATGTTTGAAGTTGTAATTCAGGCTGCAATTGCAAGAAAGATTATTGCAAAAGAACGCGTTGCCCCGTTCAGGAAAAACGTTATTGCCAAGT
Proteins encoded in this region:
- the lepA gene encoding translation elongation factor 4, translating into MAKLENIRNFSIIAHIDHGKSTLADRILEITGLVGDRDKKAQYLDKMDLERERGITIKAQSVRIPYKSKNGEDYILNLIDTPGHVDFSYEVSRSLAASDGALLVVDATQGVEAQTLANVFLALDHDLEIVPVLNKIDLASADCDRVAGEIEEIIGLDCSDPLMISAKTGLNVDTVLEAVVNQLPPPEGDASKPLKALIFDSWYDSYQGVVVLFRVLDGTIKKGDKIQIFSSKLVFDVTTLGVYSPEAVNMKSLSAGDVGFLCASMKELTDAPVGDTITLAEDPVEEPFPGFQEVKAMVFCGLYPVEPAEYELLKGSLEKLQLNDTAFSYEAETSTALGFGFRCGFLGLLHMEIIQERLEREFQAKLIATAPSVIYQAKLNSGEVIEVDNPSKMPEATELESLSEPYCRLEIHVPDAYVGSVLKLCEEKRGIQQDMRYLSSSRVIITYEVPFAEIMYDFFDKLKSHTKGYASLDYEIIDYRVSNLVKLDILINTEPVDAFSIIVHKDSAYTHGRSLALKLKRAIPRQMFEVVIQAAIARKIIAKERVAPFRKNVIAKCYGGDISRKRKLLEKQKEGKKRMKKMGNIEIPQEAFLVVLKAGDD
- a CDS encoding sulfide/dihydroorotate dehydrogenase-like FAD/NAD-binding protein, with protein sequence MSNKILQKKALIPGQTSLLVIEAPQIAKKAKPGNFVILRIHDKGERVPLTIADTDPEAGTITIVYLVVGKSSALLETLKEGEIILDVCGPLGKPTHIEKCGTVICVGGGTGIAAMHHIAKGHHKAGNHVVAIVGARSKDLLLFCDELGGFCPELLIATDDGSSGHKGFVTDVLRERLEKDKDVTEVVAIGPVPMMEAVANVTKPFGVRTVVSLNSIMVDGVGMCGACRCNVGGETRFACVDGPEFDGHKVDFNELRMRLAQYKNQENESMDLFRREHGE